The Pirellulaceae bacterium genome has a segment encoding these proteins:
- a CDS encoding CRTAC1 family protein: MVHQPRFYFWFPLLLTIITVGCQSDEQPADTPSANVPFFVEVTDKLGLADTSESWPNGHYLTPEITGGGVAVWDYDGDGDLDIYQVCHPPPAAFPAAFEKPAPNRLFEQQADGTFVDVTAASGLGDPGYGHGVAVGDIDNDGHLDVYVTNYGTDAMYRNNGDGTFRNVTRSAGVATEGWSSSAAFLDYDGDGDLDLYVARFARFDPHHRCSNPSGPEPDYCGPQLFEGVTDVLYCNTGSGVFTDVSKSAGITAPSRGWGIVCADLTGDGLVDIYVANDSEPNILWTNSGDGKFRDEAFGRGAAVNGMGSAEAGMGVAAGDIDEDGSLELFITHLQGETNTLYLADEKLRYRDHSAGSGVGAPSMIRTGWGCGFLDLDHDGDLDLTLVNGRVARGAVEAGSSGSPFWSRYAEPNQVFENTGRQKLRFEHASQRAGGVSQHIENTRGLALGDIDGDGDIDLVTNNLDNTLRVFRNDAPIDDYHWVMVRPMTGKRDAYGAVVTVTTDKGKQMRIAHPTVGYLSSSDPTAHFGVGTAEAIASIDVVWPDRTRERFAAAGVDRQIVVQKGSGQSP; encoded by the coding sequence ATGGTCCATCAACCGAGATTTTATTTTTGGTTTCCGCTGCTGTTAACGATCATCACGGTCGGCTGTCAGTCCGACGAGCAGCCAGCGGACACCCCTTCCGCAAACGTGCCCTTTTTCGTCGAAGTTACCGACAAGCTGGGCCTTGCTGATACGTCCGAGTCGTGGCCAAACGGGCATTATCTGACGCCGGAGATAACCGGGGGCGGGGTGGCGGTCTGGGACTACGACGGTGATGGGGACCTGGATATCTACCAGGTATGCCATCCTCCTCCTGCCGCGTTTCCGGCGGCCTTCGAGAAACCCGCACCTAACCGACTGTTCGAGCAACAGGCCGACGGCACTTTCGTCGATGTTACGGCCGCCTCGGGCTTGGGAGATCCCGGATATGGACACGGCGTCGCCGTCGGCGATATCGACAACGATGGGCACCTGGACGTCTACGTTACAAACTACGGAACGGACGCGATGTATCGGAACAACGGCGACGGCACGTTCCGCAATGTGACTCGCAGCGCGGGCGTGGCAACCGAGGGCTGGAGTTCATCGGCCGCTTTTCTGGACTACGACGGTGATGGCGACCTCGATCTTTACGTCGCTCGTTTCGCCCGATTCGATCCGCACCACCGGTGCTCCAATCCGTCCGGACCGGAGCCTGACTATTGCGGTCCTCAGCTTTTCGAAGGAGTCACCGACGTACTGTATTGCAATACCGGTAGCGGCGTCTTCACCGACGTGTCGAAATCGGCCGGGATCACCGCGCCATCTCGCGGTTGGGGTATCGTGTGCGCCGACCTGACGGGCGACGGATTGGTCGATATCTACGTTGCAAACGATAGCGAGCCGAACATTCTGTGGACGAACTCGGGAGATGGCAAGTTTCGTGACGAGGCGTTCGGTCGCGGAGCCGCTGTTAACGGGATGGGTAGCGCCGAGGCAGGAATGGGAGTCGCAGCGGGAGACATTGATGAAGATGGCAGCTTGGAGTTGTTCATAACCCACCTCCAAGGAGAGACCAACACACTGTATCTGGCCGATGAAAAACTACGGTATCGTGACCACTCGGCCGGTTCTGGAGTGGGAGCACCCTCGATGATTCGTACGGGGTGGGGATGCGGGTTTCTGGATCTGGACCACGACGGCGACCTCGACTTGACCCTGGTGAACGGTCGCGTCGCGCGAGGAGCCGTCGAGGCTGGCAGCTCCGGTAGTCCCTTTTGGTCACGGTACGCCGAACCGAACCAGGTGTTTGAGAATACAGGCCGCCAGAAACTTCGGTTTGAGCACGCAAGTCAACGGGCAGGCGGTGTCAGCCAGCACATCGAGAATACCCGAGGATTGGCATTGGGCGACATCGACGGCGATGGCGATATCGACCTCGTGACCAACAACTTGGACAATACCCTTCGCGTTTTTCGCAACGACGCGCCGATCGACGACTACCACTGGGTGATGGTGCGACCCATGACGGGAAAACGTGACGCATATGGTGCGGTGGTGACAGTGACGACCGACAAAGGAAAGCAGATGCGGATCGCCCATCCCACGGTCGGCTATCTATCCAGCAGTGACCCTACCGCCCATTTCGGAGTGGGGACAGCCGAAGCCATCGCGTCGATCGATGTCGTGTGGCCGGATCGGACACGCGAGCGGTTTGCCGCGGCCGGCGTGGACCGACAGATCGTCGTTCAGAAAGGCAGCGGGCAATCGCCTTGA